CAGGCAGATGCGCTTTTAGAAGAGCTGGAAGCGTTAAAAAAGCAGAAAGACCGTGTGATTTCGGCCGAAGAAAAGGCGAGAATTAAAGCGGGACTGCGGGGCTTGGAAGAGCAGGCAGACCCAGTGAGCCGGAAAAAGGATGATCATTATGTACTGCCCCGTCCACTGAAACCTGGAGACCCTGTTTTGATTTTTGATCTGGATAAAGAAGCAGCTGTGTTGGAAGTGGAAAAAGGCGGGAAAACGGTCTTAGTGCAGGCAGGTATCATTAAAACACAGGTGCCGATTGAAAATTTGCGTCTTCTCACAAACCGGCAACAGAAAAAGCGTGGGACTGTAGGAACTCGTCGGGCGGTAACCCGTACTGCAGTAGAAACGCAGGCAAAAGCAGAACTTGACTTGCGTGGGGAGAATGCCGACGAAGCAATTTTTCATGTGGATCAGTTCTTGGATCACGCTCAGCTGGGTGGCCTTTCGCAGGTGACACTGATTCACGGAAAAGGAACCGGCGTTTTGCGAAAAGCGGTGCAAGAGCATTTGAAACATCATCCCAGTGTTAAGAGTTTTCGCTTAGGAACTTATGGTGAGGGCGAAAGCGGCGTTACCATTGCAGAATTAAAATAAACAACGGACAAAAGGACGAATTTTTTCGTCCTTTTATTTTTTAAGGTGGCAAAAATTTATGGTTGACATTTTAAATCGAATACGGTATAATTTTTCTTGCGTGTAAAAGTAAAGCACTTTACAGAAAGAAGGAGACAGCATGGCAAAGAACTTGGAAGTATCTGTTTTGTTGGATTATTATGGCTCTATGCTGACTCAAAAGCAGCGTAAAGTACTGGATTATTACTATAATGATGATCTGTCTCTCGCTGAAATTGCAGAGAATGAAGGGATTACCCGTCAGGGCGTAAGGGATGCCATTAAGCGCGGTGAAACGCAGCTTTTTGAAATGGAAGACCACCTGGGATTTTTAAAGCGATTCCGCGAGATTAAAGAATCTCTTCAGATCGTTGATCAAAGCACGCACAATATTCAGGATTACAATAAGCGGTTCCTTTATAACCGCGATATTACGGGAGAACTCGATAAGATTCTCTCTGCGGTCGAAAATTTGAATAATCTGACTGAAGAATGAAAGGAGTGCATCTATGGCATTTGAAGGCTTATCGGATAAACTTTCGGCAGCTTTTAAAAAGCTAAAATCGAAAGGAAAACTTTCTGAAGCGGACGTTAAAACAGCGATGCGTGAAGTTCGCATGGCACTTCTGGAAGCAGATGTCAATTATAAGGTTGCAAAAGATTTTA
This genomic window from Caproicibacterium sp. BJN0003 contains:
- the ylxM gene encoding YlxM family DNA-binding protein produces the protein MAKNLEVSVLLDYYGSMLTQKQRKVLDYYYNDDLSLAEIAENEGITRQGVRDAIKRGETQLFEMEDHLGFLKRFREIKESLQIVDQSTHNIQDYNKRFLYNRDITGELDKILSAVENLNNLTEE